TTAAAGCGTGCAAAAGAATTATTAAAAGACAAGATGATCGAGGAGGTTTAGGAGATGAATGATCCATTTACTAACCTGAAGAGTTCGATGAAAAAATCAATTTTCAAGGATTTTTCTTTTTCCAATGAAAGAAAAAATGCAGTGAAAGAATCCATTCGTATGAGACAATCTCAATCACAATTTCATTCTTGGAAGATAGAAACCATCATAGCTATATTAGAATCGGTTCAGCATGAATCAAAGGATGGCTACAATATTTCTACCCAACTTTTTCAAAAAAATGAACGTACTTTCCAAAAAAATGAAGGGCAGCTTTATTCACTTCTACATCTACTAGAAAATAAAGAAATTCTTACTTCAAAATGGATAAACAAAAAGAAATATTACTCCTTAAATTCCAAAGGGGAAAAATACTTAGCTACCTATAAACAAGATAAATCAAAACAAGAGTTATCCCTTAAACACTTACGAGAGGAGGCGTCCTTATGAGTTCTCCCAAATTTGAAGAATTTTTAAGTAAAGT
This Neobacillus sp. YX16 DNA region includes the following protein-coding sequences:
- a CDS encoding PadR family transcriptional regulator; its protein translation is MNDPFTNLKSSMKKSIFKDFSFSNERKNAVKESIRMRQSQSQFHSWKIETIIAILESVQHESKDGYNISTQLFQKNERTFQKNEGQLYSLLHLLENKEILTSKWINKKKYYSLNSKGEKYLATYKQDKSKQELSLKHLREEASL